One Tepidanaerobacter syntrophicus DNA segment encodes these proteins:
- a CDS encoding bifunctional 2-keto-4-hydroxyglutarate aldolase/2-keto-3-deoxy-6-phosphogluconate aldolase, which yields MKKLDVIKRIIDCGVVAVVRAESPDQALKIAEAVKAGGVESIEITMTVPGAMDVIRELAKAYPNKEILIGAGTVLDTETARSAMLAGAEFIVSPYFNPDVVKMCNRYQVVSMPGAMSVKEVVEVMESGADFVKFFPGNAFGPSMIKALLGPLPYAPFIPTGGVSLENAGEWIKAGCQAVGVGGELTKGAKKGDYAEVEDTARKFVEAVKAARK from the coding sequence TTATTGACTGCGGCGTTGTTGCCGTAGTAAGAGCCGAGTCTCCGGACCAGGCGCTAAAAATTGCCGAAGCGGTAAAGGCCGGCGGAGTAGAGTCTATTGAAATTACCATGACTGTGCCCGGCGCCATGGATGTAATCCGTGAGCTTGCCAAGGCATATCCAAACAAGGAAATCTTGATAGGAGCAGGGACTGTCTTGGATACAGAGACAGCAAGATCAGCTATGTTAGCAGGCGCTGAATTTATAGTAAGTCCCTATTTTAACCCCGATGTAGTAAAGATGTGCAACAGGTATCAAGTGGTATCTATGCCTGGTGCCATGTCAGTGAAAGAAGTGGTAGAAGTTATGGAATCAGGCGCGGACTTTGTAAAATTCTTCCCCGGCAATGCATTTGGCCCTTCTATGATTAAAGCTCTGTTAGGCCCCTTGCCTTACGCTCCATTTATCCCAACAGGCGGCGTAAGTCTAGAAAACGCAGGCGAATGGATTAAAGCAGGCTGCCAGGCTGTTGGTGTCGGCGGAGAACTTACTAAAGGCGCCAAAAAAGGCGACTACGCAGAAGTTGAAGATACAGCCCGCAAGTTTGTAGAAGCCGTAAAGGCTGCAAGAAAATAA